GGTTCGGGAAAGCAGGCGCGCTCCGTGCTCGACGGAATACCCGCGGATGTGGTGACGCTTGCCCTGGCGAACGACGTCAACGCGCTGTACACCGTTGGGCGGATGATTGACAAGGACTGGCAGAGTCGCCTGCCGAACAATTCCGCGCCATACACGAGCACCATTGTGTTTTTGGTCAGACGGGGAAACCCGAGGAACATCCGCGATTGGGATGATCTTGCAAGATCAGGAGCAAGTGTTGTCACGCCGAATCCGCGAACCTCCGGTGGTGCGCAGTGGAATTACCTTGCGGCGTGGGAGTACGGGCGCCGCAAGTACGGCGGCGATGCGGCCGCGAAGGAGTTCGTGTCGCGGCTCTACCACAATGTGGCGGTCCTCGATTCCGGAGCGCGCGGATCGACGACGACATTTGCGCAGCGTGGCATCGGGGACGTCCTCATTTCATGGGAGAATGAGGCGTTCCTGGCGTTGAGGAAATTCGACAACGGCGACTTTGAAATGGTTGTTCCATCGCTCAGCATTCTCGCGGAGCCTTCGGTTTGCGTG
This window of the Opitutaceae bacterium genome carries:
- a CDS encoding sulfate ABC transporter substrate-binding protein codes for the protein MIIKACRFVLLPALLLGSLASAKSVAMLNVSYDPTREFYQDYNKAFSDYWKHRTGDDVTIKQSHGGSGKQARSVLDGIPADVVTLALANDVNALYTVGRMIDKDWQSRLPNNSAPYTSTIVFLVRRGNPRNIRDWDDLARSGASVVTPNPRTSGGAQWNYLAAWEYGRRKYGGDAAAKEFVSRLYHNVAVLDSGARGSTTTFAQRGIGDVLISWENEAFLALRKFDNGDFEMVVPSLSILAEPSVCVVDRVVKRRKTEAVATAYLEYLYSDIAQEIAARHFYRPRSKEIMAKHASLFRPLELFTIDDAFGGWSKAAKVHFSDGGTYDQISLR